One Glycine max cultivar Williams 82 chromosome 3, Glycine_max_v4.0, whole genome shotgun sequence DNA window includes the following coding sequences:
- the LOC100802896 gene encoding uncharacterized protein isoform X1, protein MEALNERSLARVISHRVLQMGISFPCQICVVGFLCEVCLASFILAALTSFGTLQLDRFSFSTMSMLNLSWNSDLNNNINCNFKPKETERLTDLKSREEREYLLYSAWSCVLTKSESECLLKLGISKSSLPKSPHLENCKVKTQLYDCLDKRTGNHSFPPWTSWKGLLDTHPAAATTEQIKILRRQAVLESAYPPWIAGSDEENYPLTRKVQRDIWIHQHPLNCNNPNVKFLLADWERLPGFGIGAQIAGMCGLLAIAINERRVLVTNFYNRADHDGCKGSSRSSWNCYFFLETSLECRQRALELMRSEDAWSKGIVTTKENYTSRHIWAGPTPRIWGEPWNYLQPTTDINGSLVASHRKLDRRWWRAQAVRYLMRFPTEYTCNLLNEARHAAFGKIAAEMVLESPAEEWPEENRNKSGSGIEEYVWSNHKPWIPRPLLSIHVRMGDKACEMKVVEFEEYMQLADRIRRHFPNLNSIWLSTEMQEVIDKIKEYSGWNFHYTKVRRQGRTNVSMAKYEASLGRESSTNYPLVNFMMAADSDFFVGALGSTWCFLIDGMRNTGGKVMAGYLSVNKDRFW, encoded by the exons atggagGCATTGAATGAAAGATCTCTTGCGAGAGTGATTTCGCATAGAGTCCTTCAAATGGGAATCTCATTCCCATGTCAGATTTGTGTTGTGGGGTTTCTTTGTGAAGTCTGTCTTGCCTCTTTCATCTTGGCTGCTCTCACTTCCTTTGGCACTTTACAGCTTGATCGATTTTCATTCTCAACCATGTCAATGCTTAATTTGTCTTGGAACTCTGAtctcaataacaacatca ACTGCAATTTTAAACCCAAGGAAACAGAGAGATTGACGGATTTGAAGAGCAGGGAAGAGAGAGAGTATTTGCTTTATTCAGCTTGGAGTTGTGTGTTGACTAAATCTGAAAGTGAGTGCTTGCTGAAACTTGGAATTAGTAAGTCCAGTTTGCCTAAATCCCCTCATTTGGAAAACTGCAAGGTGAAAACGCAGCTATATGATTGTCTTGATAAGCGCACAGGAAATCATAGCTTCCCCCCATGGACAAGTTGGAAAGGATTGTTGGACACACACCCTGCTGCTGCAACCACTGAGCAGATTAAGATATTAAGGCGTCAAGCTGTACTTGAGAGTGCTTATCCACCTTGG ATTGCAGGATCTGATGAAGAGAACTATCCTTTAACTAGAAAAGTTCAACGTGACATATGGATCCATCAGCATCCATTAAACTGTAACAACCCGAATGTCAAGTTTCTTCTAGCTGATTGGGAGAGATTACCTGGCTTTGGCATTGGTGCTCAGATTGCTGGAATGTGTGGGCTTCTTGCTATTGCAATCAATGAAAGAAGAGTCCTTGTCACTAACTTCTACAATAGAGCTGACCATGATGGATGCAAAG GATCTTCCCGGTCTAGTTGGAATTGTTACTTCTTTCTAGAAACTTCACTAGAATGTCGTCAACGAGCGTTGGAACTCATGAGAAGTGAAGATGCATGGAGTAAAGGAATTGTGactacaaaagaaaattatacatCAAGGCATATATGGGCAGGACCAACTCCAAG GATATGGGGCGAGCCATGGAACTATTTGCAACCAACAACCGATATAAATGGAAGTCTGGTGGCTTCTCATAGAAAACTGGATAGACGATGGTGGAGAGCACAG GCTGTACGTTACTTAATGAGGTTTCCAACTGAGTACACATGCAATTTATTGAATGAAGCCCGGCATGCTGCCTTTGGAAAAATAGCTGCGGAAATGGTTCTTGAAAGTCCGGCTGAAGAATGGCCTGAG GAAAATAGGAACAAGTCAGGGTCTGGCATTGAAGAATATGTGTGGTCCAATCACAAGCCATGGATCCCTAGGCCTCTTCTAAGCATCCATGTAAGGATGGGAGACAAAGCGTGTGAAATGAAAGTGGTTGAGTTCGAAGAATACATGCAACTTGCAGACCGGATCAGGAGGCATTTCCCAAACCTTAATAGCATATGGCTGTCCACAGAGATGCAG GAAGTCATAGACAAAATCAAAGAATATTCTGGTTGGAACTTTCACTATACTAAGGTAAGACGCCAAGGTAGGACTAATGTGTCAATGGCGAAGTATGAAGCTAGCTTGGGGAGGGAGAGCAGCACTAATTACCCACTGGTTAATTTCATGATGGCTGCTGACTCTGATTTTTTCGTTGGAGCGTTGGGATCTACTTGGTGCTTCCTCATAGATGGAATGAGAAATACTGGGGGAAAGGTTATGGCTGGCTATTTAAGCGTTAACAAGGACAGATTTTGGTAG
- the LOC100802896 gene encoding uncharacterized protein isoform X3 yields MSMLNLSWNSDLNNNINCNFKPKETERLTDLKSREEREYLLYSAWSCVLTKSESECLLKLGISKSSLPKSPHLENCKVKTQLYDCLDKRTGNHSFPPWTSWKGLLDTHPAAATTEQIKILRRQAVLESAYPPWIAGSDEENYPLTRKVQRDIWIHQHPLNCNNPNVKFLLADWERLPGFGIGAQIAGMCGLLAIAINERRVLVTNFYNRADHDGCKGSSRSSWNCYFFLETSLECRQRALELMRSEDAWSKGIVTTKENYTSRHIWAGPTPRIWGEPWNYLQPTTDINGSLVASHRKLDRRWWRAQAVRYLMRFPTEYTCNLLNEARHAAFGKIAAEMVLESPAEEWPEENRNKSGSGIEEYVWSNHKPWIPRPLLSIHVRMGDKACEMKVVEFEEYMQLADRIRRHFPNLNSIWLSTEMQEVIDKIKEYSGWNFHYTKVRRQGRTNVSMAKYEASLGRESSTNYPLVNFMMAADSDFFVGALGSTWCFLIDGMRNTGGKVMAGYLSVNKDRFW; encoded by the exons ATGTCAATGCTTAATTTGTCTTGGAACTCTGAtctcaataacaacatca ACTGCAATTTTAAACCCAAGGAAACAGAGAGATTGACGGATTTGAAGAGCAGGGAAGAGAGAGAGTATTTGCTTTATTCAGCTTGGAGTTGTGTGTTGACTAAATCTGAAAGTGAGTGCTTGCTGAAACTTGGAATTAGTAAGTCCAGTTTGCCTAAATCCCCTCATTTGGAAAACTGCAAGGTGAAAACGCAGCTATATGATTGTCTTGATAAGCGCACAGGAAATCATAGCTTCCCCCCATGGACAAGTTGGAAAGGATTGTTGGACACACACCCTGCTGCTGCAACCACTGAGCAGATTAAGATATTAAGGCGTCAAGCTGTACTTGAGAGTGCTTATCCACCTTGG ATTGCAGGATCTGATGAAGAGAACTATCCTTTAACTAGAAAAGTTCAACGTGACATATGGATCCATCAGCATCCATTAAACTGTAACAACCCGAATGTCAAGTTTCTTCTAGCTGATTGGGAGAGATTACCTGGCTTTGGCATTGGTGCTCAGATTGCTGGAATGTGTGGGCTTCTTGCTATTGCAATCAATGAAAGAAGAGTCCTTGTCACTAACTTCTACAATAGAGCTGACCATGATGGATGCAAAG GATCTTCCCGGTCTAGTTGGAATTGTTACTTCTTTCTAGAAACTTCACTAGAATGTCGTCAACGAGCGTTGGAACTCATGAGAAGTGAAGATGCATGGAGTAAAGGAATTGTGactacaaaagaaaattatacatCAAGGCATATATGGGCAGGACCAACTCCAAG GATATGGGGCGAGCCATGGAACTATTTGCAACCAACAACCGATATAAATGGAAGTCTGGTGGCTTCTCATAGAAAACTGGATAGACGATGGTGGAGAGCACAG GCTGTACGTTACTTAATGAGGTTTCCAACTGAGTACACATGCAATTTATTGAATGAAGCCCGGCATGCTGCCTTTGGAAAAATAGCTGCGGAAATGGTTCTTGAAAGTCCGGCTGAAGAATGGCCTGAG GAAAATAGGAACAAGTCAGGGTCTGGCATTGAAGAATATGTGTGGTCCAATCACAAGCCATGGATCCCTAGGCCTCTTCTAAGCATCCATGTAAGGATGGGAGACAAAGCGTGTGAAATGAAAGTGGTTGAGTTCGAAGAATACATGCAACTTGCAGACCGGATCAGGAGGCATTTCCCAAACCTTAATAGCATATGGCTGTCCACAGAGATGCAG GAAGTCATAGACAAAATCAAAGAATATTCTGGTTGGAACTTTCACTATACTAAGGTAAGACGCCAAGGTAGGACTAATGTGTCAATGGCGAAGTATGAAGCTAGCTTGGGGAGGGAGAGCAGCACTAATTACCCACTGGTTAATTTCATGATGGCTGCTGACTCTGATTTTTTCGTTGGAGCGTTGGGATCTACTTGGTGCTTCCTCATAGATGGAATGAGAAATACTGGGGGAAAGGTTATGGCTGGCTATTTAAGCGTTAACAAGGACAGATTTTGGTAG
- the LOC100802896 gene encoding uncharacterized protein isoform X2, whose product MEALNERSLARVISHRVLQMGISFPCQICVVGFLCEVCLASFILAALTSFGTLQLDRFSFSTMSMLNLSWNSDLNNNINCNFKPKETERLTDLKSREEREYLLYSAWSCVLTKSESECLLKLGIRNHSFPPWTSWKGLLDTHPAAATTEQIKILRRQAVLESAYPPWIAGSDEENYPLTRKVQRDIWIHQHPLNCNNPNVKFLLADWERLPGFGIGAQIAGMCGLLAIAINERRVLVTNFYNRADHDGCKGSSRSSWNCYFFLETSLECRQRALELMRSEDAWSKGIVTTKENYTSRHIWAGPTPRIWGEPWNYLQPTTDINGSLVASHRKLDRRWWRAQAVRYLMRFPTEYTCNLLNEARHAAFGKIAAEMVLESPAEEWPEENRNKSGSGIEEYVWSNHKPWIPRPLLSIHVRMGDKACEMKVVEFEEYMQLADRIRRHFPNLNSIWLSTEMQEVIDKIKEYSGWNFHYTKVRRQGRTNVSMAKYEASLGRESSTNYPLVNFMMAADSDFFVGALGSTWCFLIDGMRNTGGKVMAGYLSVNKDRFW is encoded by the exons atggagGCATTGAATGAAAGATCTCTTGCGAGAGTGATTTCGCATAGAGTCCTTCAAATGGGAATCTCATTCCCATGTCAGATTTGTGTTGTGGGGTTTCTTTGTGAAGTCTGTCTTGCCTCTTTCATCTTGGCTGCTCTCACTTCCTTTGGCACTTTACAGCTTGATCGATTTTCATTCTCAACCATGTCAATGCTTAATTTGTCTTGGAACTCTGAtctcaataacaacatca ACTGCAATTTTAAACCCAAGGAAACAGAGAGATTGACGGATTTGAAGAGCAGGGAAGAGAGAGAGTATTTGCTTTATTCAGCTTGGAGTTGTGTGTTGACTAAATCTGAAAGTGAGTGCTTGCTGAAACTTGGAATTA GAAATCATAGCTTCCCCCCATGGACAAGTTGGAAAGGATTGTTGGACACACACCCTGCTGCTGCAACCACTGAGCAGATTAAGATATTAAGGCGTCAAGCTGTACTTGAGAGTGCTTATCCACCTTGG ATTGCAGGATCTGATGAAGAGAACTATCCTTTAACTAGAAAAGTTCAACGTGACATATGGATCCATCAGCATCCATTAAACTGTAACAACCCGAATGTCAAGTTTCTTCTAGCTGATTGGGAGAGATTACCTGGCTTTGGCATTGGTGCTCAGATTGCTGGAATGTGTGGGCTTCTTGCTATTGCAATCAATGAAAGAAGAGTCCTTGTCACTAACTTCTACAATAGAGCTGACCATGATGGATGCAAAG GATCTTCCCGGTCTAGTTGGAATTGTTACTTCTTTCTAGAAACTTCACTAGAATGTCGTCAACGAGCGTTGGAACTCATGAGAAGTGAAGATGCATGGAGTAAAGGAATTGTGactacaaaagaaaattatacatCAAGGCATATATGGGCAGGACCAACTCCAAG GATATGGGGCGAGCCATGGAACTATTTGCAACCAACAACCGATATAAATGGAAGTCTGGTGGCTTCTCATAGAAAACTGGATAGACGATGGTGGAGAGCACAG GCTGTACGTTACTTAATGAGGTTTCCAACTGAGTACACATGCAATTTATTGAATGAAGCCCGGCATGCTGCCTTTGGAAAAATAGCTGCGGAAATGGTTCTTGAAAGTCCGGCTGAAGAATGGCCTGAG GAAAATAGGAACAAGTCAGGGTCTGGCATTGAAGAATATGTGTGGTCCAATCACAAGCCATGGATCCCTAGGCCTCTTCTAAGCATCCATGTAAGGATGGGAGACAAAGCGTGTGAAATGAAAGTGGTTGAGTTCGAAGAATACATGCAACTTGCAGACCGGATCAGGAGGCATTTCCCAAACCTTAATAGCATATGGCTGTCCACAGAGATGCAG GAAGTCATAGACAAAATCAAAGAATATTCTGGTTGGAACTTTCACTATACTAAGGTAAGACGCCAAGGTAGGACTAATGTGTCAATGGCGAAGTATGAAGCTAGCTTGGGGAGGGAGAGCAGCACTAATTACCCACTGGTTAATTTCATGATGGCTGCTGACTCTGATTTTTTCGTTGGAGCGTTGGGATCTACTTGGTGCTTCCTCATAGATGGAATGAGAAATACTGGGGGAAAGGTTATGGCTGGCTATTTAAGCGTTAACAAGGACAGATTTTGGTAG